The Glycine soja cultivar W05 chromosome 6, ASM419377v2, whole genome shotgun sequence genome has a window encoding:
- the LOC114417058 gene encoding protein disulfide-isomerase 5-4-like: MISATKLKSVDFYRKIPRDLTEASLSGAGLSIVAALAMMFLFGMELSSYLSVSTSTSVIVDKSSDGDYLRIDFNISFPALSCEFASVDVSDVLGTNRLNITKTVRKFSIDSNLRPTGAEFHSGTVANAVKHDDEVDEESVEGSFSLTTHNFDKYVHQFPITAVNFYAPWCSWCQRLKPSWEKTAKIMKERYDPEMDGRIILAKVDCTQEGDLCRRNHIQGYPSIRIFRKGTDLRSEHGHHEHESYYGDRDTESLVKFMEDLVTSLPTESQKLALEDKSNASDNAKRPAPSAGGCRVEGYVRVKKVPGNLIISARSDAHSFDASQMNMSHFINNLSFGKKVTPRAMSDVKLLIPYIGSSHDRLNGRSFTNTHDLGANVTIEHYIQIVKTEVVTRNGYKLIEEYEYTAHSSVAHSVDIPAAKFHLELSPMQVLITENQRSFSHFITNVCAIIGGVFTVAGILDSILHNTIRMMKKVELGKNF, from the exons ATGATTTCTGCTACCAAACTCAAATCCGTTGATTTTTACAG GAAAATCCCGAGAGATTTGACTGAGGCGTCGCTATCAGGAGCCGGATTATCCATAGTGGCAGCTCTGGCTATGATGTTTTTATTTGGAATG GAACTAAGTAGTTATTTGTCTGTTAGCACCTCGACATCTGTAATTGTTGACAAGAGTTCTGATGGTGACTATTTACGTATCGATTTCAATATCAG TTTTCCTGCACTCTCATGTGAGTTTGCATCAGTTGATGTGAGTGATGTGCTGGGAACA AACAGGCTCAATATAACAAAAACAGTTCGTAAGTTTTCTATTGATTCCAATTTAAGACCCACTGGTGCTGAGTTTCATTCAGGTACAGTTGCAAATGCTGTAAAGCATGATGATGAAGTAGATGAAGAATCTGTTGAAGGTTCTTTTTCACTCACAACacataattttgataaatatgttCATCA GTTTCCAATTACGGCTGTAAATTTTTATGCACCTTGGTGTTCTTGGTGTCAACGTTTG AAACCTTCATGGGAGAAGACGGCTAAAATTATGAAAGAGAG ATATGACCCAGAAATGGATGGGCGTATTATTTTGGCAAAGGTAGATTGCACTCAAGAAGGTGATTTATGCAGGAG GAATCACATACAAGGGTATCCATCTATTCGAATCTTCCGTAAAGGAACTGATCTCAG AAGTGAACATGGGCATCATGAACATGAGTCCTATTATGGAGATCGAGATACAGAAAGCCTAGTCAAG TTTATGGAGGATTTAGTCACATCTCTCCCAACAGAATCTCAAAAGCTAGCTCTGGAGGATAAATCAAATGCTTCAGACAATGCAAAAAGGCCAGCGCCATCAGCAGGTGGATGTAGAGTAGAGGGATATGTGCGTGTGAAAAAG GTTCCAGGAAATTTGATCATCTCTGCTAGATCAGATGCCCATTCCTTTGATGCTTCTCAAATGAACATGTCACATTTCATAAACAACTTGTCTTTTGGAAAGAAAGTGACGCCTAGGGCCATGAGTGATGTGAAGCTCTTGATACCATACATAGGCAGCAGCCATGACAGGCTCAATGGCCGGTCATTCACCAATACTCATGATTTAGGTGCCAATGTTACT ATAGAGCATTATATTCAGATAGTTAAAACAGAGGTAGTGACTAGAAACGGTTATAAATTAATTGAGGAGTACGAGTACACAGCGCACAGCAGTGTGGCACACAGTGTAGACATTCCTGCTGCGAAGTTTCATCTTGAGCTCTCCCCCATGCAG GTCTTAATAACAGAAAACCAGAGGTCTTTTTCACATTTTATAACAAACGTCTGTGCCATTATTGGGGGTGTTTTCACG GTAGCTGGAATTTTGGACTCGATTCTGCACAACACTATTAGAATGATGAAAAAAGTTGAGCTTGGCAAAAATTTTTGA
- the LOC114417059 gene encoding electron transfer flavoprotein subunit alpha, mitochondrial-like produces MAIRALLGAIKKRTVSFPAFRGHSIYRHGSTLVVAEHEGGFIKPPSLSALAAATCLPDPDSSVSVLLAGSGPSLHQAASHAASCHPSISKVLVADSDKFKNPLAEPWAKLVHLVHQSGGYSHIIAAASSFGKNVVPRAAALLDVSPITDVTGISDSNTFVRPIYAGNALCTVRYTGANPCILTIRSTSFPVPQNSVDSKSNEAPISQVDLSTFDEDLAKSRYISQTSQDDERPDLGNARIVVTGGRALKSAENFKLIEDLANKLGAAVGATRAAVDAGYVPNDLQVGQTGKIVAPELYMAFGVSGAIQHLAGMRDSKVIVAVNNDADAPIFQVADYGLVGDLFEVIPELMEKLPEKK; encoded by the exons ATGGCGATTCGTGCGTTGCTCGGAGCAATCAAGAAACGCACCGTTTCGTTCCCCGCATTCCGCGGCCATTCCATTTATCGACAC GGTAGCACGCTTGTGGTGGCGGAACACGAAGGTGGTTTTATCAAACCCCCTTCTCTCTCAGCCTTGGCTGCTGCCACGTGTCTTCCCGATCCTGACTCTTCCGTTTCTGTGCTCTTGGCCGGTTCGGGTCCTTCTCTTCATCAAGCTGCTTCACATGCTGCTTCGTGCCACCCTTCAATCTCCAag GTGCTTGTGGCAGATTCAGATAAATTCAAGAACCCTCTGGCAGAGCCCTGGGCTAAATTAGTCCATTTGGTTCACCAGAGTGGTGGTTACTCTCATATAATTGCTGCTGCAAGTTCTTTTGGGAAAAATGTCGTGCCACGTGCGGCTGCCCTTTTAGATGTTTCTCCAATTACTGACGTTACTGGAATTTCTGATTCCAATACTTTTGTGAG GCCAATATATGCTGGAAATGCACTCTGTACTGTCCGATATACtggtgccaatccttgtatatTAACCATTAGATCCACATCTTTTCCTGTTCCTCAGAATTCAGTTGACTCAAAATCTAATGAGGCTCCAATATCTCAGGTTGACCTTTCAACCTTTGATGAAg ATCTGGCCAAGTCTAGATATATATCTCAGACTTCCCAGGATGATGAACGACCAGATCTTGGGAATGCACGAATTGTAGTTACTGGGGGCCGAGCCCTAAAGAGTGCTGAGAACTTTAAATTGATAGAAGATCTAGCCAATAAACTTGGTGCTGCGG TTGGTGCGACTCGTGCTGCTGTTGATGCAGGATATGTTCCTAATGATCTCCAG GTAGGGCAAACTGGAAAGATCGTTGCTCCTGAACTCTATATGGCTTTTGGTGTATCTGGAGCTATTCAACACTTGGCAGGGATGAGGGATTCCAAGGTCATTGTTGCTGTGAACAATGATGCTGATGCTCCTATATTTCAG GTAGCTGATTATGGACTTGTAGGAGATCTGTTTGAGGTGATACCAGAGCTAATGGAGAAGCTCcctgagaaaaaataa